A single region of the Phycisphaerae bacterium RAS1 genome encodes:
- the dnaA_2 gene encoding Chromosomal replication initiator protein DnaA, giving the protein MRAVADLLELPNVTIKNIRRGSTIITLELTPKQAERLLWAVKAGDFARFGVHDARLVVESVRSSKERVIESGRQMKPPLPSSALAPEALRSETGVAEKVRTIRERFSSLIGEERYRTWFGDTADFELRGRRLRVTIDNAFVSGWISANFMKELVVVTRDVIGAEPSIDLRVASHSDSVTGREAGGDLPTTRRARGTPEGGRTAAALRGDLETFVVGPSNELAYSAAMELARAPGGIFRLVVVHGKSGVGKTHLLQGVCNAVRGQHPRLNWSYISGEQFTNEFVYAVKSGQIDLFRARFRKLDLLAIDDIQFLANRKATQEEFLHTMRAIDVTGKATVISSDRHPRTIAELSERLINLIMGGVVVQIDAPDFATRREILRRRAAAIHAELPEDVLEFLAHRVTQNVRELEGALYKLMAMASLHRQKINLDMAGKVVEDYGDDVPRAPEPTEIAQLVAARFGVTQEALHSQSRDRTVTLARSLAMYLIRKHTQLSYPEIGRRMGRKNHATVLMAIRRLRTLVENNDALSWTTLAGKRELPIRVLLKEIEDVFATR; this is encoded by the coding sequence ATGCGGGCGGTGGCCGACCTCCTGGAACTTCCGAACGTCACGATCAAGAACATTCGCAGGGGCAGCACGATAATCACGCTGGAGCTAACACCAAAACAAGCTGAGCGGTTGCTGTGGGCTGTGAAGGCCGGTGATTTCGCGCGCTTTGGCGTTCACGACGCGAGATTGGTTGTCGAATCGGTGCGGTCGAGTAAGGAGCGCGTCATAGAGTCCGGACGGCAAATGAAACCTCCCCTGCCTTCGAGCGCGCTGGCGCCTGAGGCGCTCCGCAGCGAGACGGGAGTCGCGGAGAAAGTCAGGACCATACGGGAACGCTTTTCGAGCCTCATTGGAGAAGAACGGTACCGGACCTGGTTCGGCGACACAGCAGATTTCGAGCTACGCGGCAGGCGGCTGAGAGTTACGATCGATAACGCGTTCGTGAGCGGTTGGATCAGTGCCAACTTCATGAAAGAGTTGGTCGTCGTGACGCGGGACGTGATCGGTGCTGAGCCAAGCATCGATTTGCGGGTGGCTTCCCACTCCGACAGCGTGACAGGCCGCGAGGCCGGCGGCGACCTCCCAACAACCCGACGAGCGCGCGGAACTCCTGAGGGCGGGCGCACGGCGGCGGCGCTGCGCGGCGACCTCGAGACCTTCGTCGTCGGTCCGTCGAACGAGCTCGCCTACTCTGCCGCGATGGAGCTTGCCCGCGCGCCGGGCGGAATTTTCAGGCTGGTGGTCGTGCATGGCAAGTCCGGCGTTGGCAAGACGCATCTGTTGCAGGGTGTCTGCAACGCCGTGCGAGGCCAGCACCCGCGGCTGAACTGGAGTTACATCTCAGGCGAGCAGTTCACCAATGAGTTCGTGTACGCGGTGAAGTCCGGCCAGATCGATCTGTTCCGCGCCCGATTTCGCAAGCTCGACCTGCTCGCGATCGATGACATCCAGTTCCTCGCTAACAGGAAGGCGACGCAGGAGGAGTTCTTACATACCATGCGCGCCATCGACGTGACCGGAAAGGCCACTGTGATTTCCTCCGACCGCCACCCGCGTACCATCGCCGAGCTTTCCGAGCGGCTCATCAACCTGATCATGGGCGGAGTTGTCGTCCAGATCGACGCGCCCGACTTCGCTACCCGCCGCGAGATCCTGCGCCGCCGCGCCGCGGCAATACATGCTGAACTGCCGGAGGACGTGCTCGAGTTCCTGGCGCACCGCGTCACGCAGAATGTCCGCGAGCTCGAGGGCGCGCTCTACAAGCTCATGGCGATGGCGTCGCTCCACAGGCAGAAGATCAACCTCGATATGGCGGGCAAGGTCGTTGAGGACTACGGCGACGACGTCCCTCGCGCCCCAGAACCCACCGAAATCGCGCAACTCGTGGCGGCCCGCTTCGGCGTGACACAGGAAGCACTGCACTCCCAGTCACGCGACCGCACAGTGACGCTTGCGCGCAGCCTGGCGATGTACTTGATTCGCAAGCATACGCAGCTCAGTTACCCTGAGATCGGGCGACGGATGGGCCGAAAGAACCACGCAACGGTTCTGATGGCGATCAGGAGGCTTCGAACCCTAGTTGAGAATAATGACGCGCTTAGTTGGACGACACTGGCGGGCAAACGCGAGTTACCCATCCGGGTGTTGCTCAAAGAGATCGAGGACGTCTTTGCTACGCGCTGA
- a CDS encoding putative type I restriction enzymeP M protein: MSMRISQQQLESYLWGAATLLRGTIDAGDYKQFIFPLLFFKRLCDVFDEETQAALKESGGDKRYAAGREQHRFQIPADAHWRQVRKEAKNVGAALQTAMRTIETANADKLFGIFGDAQWTNKDRLSDAMLRDLIEHFSSLELTVANLPEDELGNGYEYLIKKFADDSGHTAAEFYTNRTVVHLMTEILQPQPGDAIYDPTCGSGGMLLSCVAHLRRNEQEWRNVRLYGQERNLMTSSIARMNCFLHGLEDFQIVRGDTLSDPKLVRGDRLMQFDVALANPPYSIKQWDRDAFGSDPWGRNLYGTPPQGRADYAFWQHILCSLKPKTGRCAILFPHGVLFRQEEADMRRKLVDADLIDCVIGLGPNLFYNSPMEACVVICRTAKPKARRGRILFINAVDEVTRERAQSFLTDEHIARIVGAYKGFKDEGGFTRAAALEAIRAKDANLSIPLYVAPVTNGNGPRNDKNGDMLPAALSAWLTSVREVRTSLKDLLAQVAAGRRGAGNRATSLDRLRPNADSAKLPMLSRKGWSRARFGDMVENVNERVEPADAAEEIYVGLDDLDSGSLHIRRWGKGSDVIGTKLRFRKGDIIFGRRRAYQRKLAVADVDGICSAHAMVVRAKPDKVLPEFLPFLMMSDKFMNRAVEISIGSLSPTINWTTMKLEEFDLPPLDQQRRLADVLGALDDANEQYQQTTEAVQRSRSACIDEHFTESLRRADSARLVERADIVYGITLGGYRSSLPIEKRYLRVANVGRERFDLDEVKTIKCTEDESLKFALQRGDVLIVEGHASVDEIGRSAVWLAEQDGVLHQNHLIRARCSPQLVPEYLNLYVNSAVGRNYFRSRAKSSSGLNTINSTVVKEFPVPLEDVAQQSELVQRVRRFDVTLTTMVESMLRLRQTLTGILNTVVA, encoded by the coding sequence GTGAGCATGCGGATTTCGCAACAGCAGCTGGAGTCGTATCTGTGGGGCGCCGCGACGCTTTTGCGCGGCACCATTGATGCCGGCGACTACAAGCAGTTCATCTTCCCGTTGCTCTTCTTCAAGAGACTCTGCGACGTCTTCGACGAGGAAACGCAGGCCGCGCTGAAGGAATCCGGCGGCGACAAGCGTTACGCTGCGGGCCGCGAGCAGCACCGGTTTCAGATTCCGGCCGATGCCCATTGGCGCCAAGTTCGCAAAGAGGCGAAGAATGTCGGCGCGGCGCTGCAAACAGCGATGCGAACCATCGAAACCGCCAACGCGGACAAGCTCTTCGGCATCTTCGGTGACGCCCAGTGGACGAACAAAGATCGCCTTTCCGATGCAATGCTGCGCGACCTGATCGAGCATTTCTCGTCGCTGGAACTGACGGTTGCGAACCTGCCCGAAGACGAGCTCGGCAACGGCTACGAGTACTTGATCAAGAAATTCGCCGATGATTCGGGTCACACGGCCGCGGAGTTCTACACAAACCGCACCGTCGTGCATCTCATGACCGAGATCCTACAGCCACAGCCGGGTGATGCGATCTATGACCCAACCTGCGGCTCCGGCGGCATGCTGCTTTCCTGTGTCGCCCACCTGCGGCGTAACGAACAGGAATGGCGCAACGTCCGCCTGTACGGCCAGGAACGCAACCTGATGACCTCGTCGATCGCCCGGATGAACTGCTTCCTGCATGGGCTCGAGGACTTTCAGATCGTTCGCGGCGACACGCTGTCCGACCCGAAGCTGGTCCGCGGCGATCGGCTGATGCAGTTTGACGTTGCGCTCGCAAATCCGCCGTACTCGATCAAGCAGTGGGATCGTGATGCGTTCGGGTCGGACCCCTGGGGCCGCAACTTGTACGGCACGCCGCCACAAGGGCGGGCCGACTACGCGTTCTGGCAGCACATCCTGTGCAGCCTGAAGCCGAAGACCGGGCGCTGCGCAATCCTCTTCCCGCATGGCGTGCTGTTCCGCCAGGAAGAAGCCGACATGCGGCGCAAGCTCGTCGACGCTGACCTGATCGACTGCGTGATCGGCCTCGGCCCGAATCTCTTCTACAACTCGCCGATGGAGGCGTGCGTCGTCATTTGCCGTACCGCCAAGCCGAAGGCTCGAAGGGGCCGCATTCTCTTTATCAACGCCGTCGACGAAGTGACGCGCGAGCGAGCTCAGAGCTTTCTGACGGACGAGCACATCGCGCGCATCGTCGGCGCGTACAAAGGCTTCAAGGACGAAGGCGGGTTCACGCGTGCTGCGGCGCTGGAGGCAATTCGGGCCAAGGACGCGAACCTGAGCATCCCGCTGTACGTGGCGCCGGTGACAAATGGCAATGGCCCGCGCAACGACAAAAATGGGGACATGCTTCCCGCTGCGCTGTCCGCGTGGCTAACGAGCGTTCGTGAAGTACGAACATCACTGAAGGACCTTCTTGCACAGGTTGCCGCAGGGAGGCGTGGGGCCGGGAACAGGGCTACTTCTCTCGATCGACTCCGGCCCAACGCTGACTCGGCGAAGTTGCCGATGCTCAGCCGTAAGGGCTGGTCGCGCGCTCGATTCGGTGACATGGTGGAAAACGTCAACGAGCGCGTTGAGCCGGCGGATGCCGCGGAGGAGATTTACGTGGGGCTCGATGACCTCGACTCAGGCAGTCTGCACATTCGCCGTTGGGGAAAAGGCAGCGACGTCATAGGCACCAAGCTGCGGTTCCGCAAGGGAGACATTATTTTCGGGCGTCGCCGCGCGTATCAACGCAAGCTGGCGGTGGCAGACGTGGACGGGATCTGCTCGGCACATGCGATGGTTGTGCGGGCCAAGCCCGACAAGGTGCTACCCGAGTTTCTTCCGTTCTTGATGATGAGCGACAAGTTCATGAATCGGGCCGTCGAGATTTCGATCGGCTCGCTCTCGCCCACGATCAATTGGACAACCATGAAGTTGGAGGAGTTCGACCTTCCGCCACTCGACCAACAGCGCCGCCTTGCCGACGTTCTCGGAGCACTGGACGACGCGAATGAACAGTATCAACAAACCACTGAAGCGGTGCAGCGAAGTCGCTCTGCGTGTATTGACGAGCATTTCACTGAATCCCTGCGACGCGCGGATAGCGCACGACTTGTGGAGCGCGCCGACATCGTCTACGGCATTACGCTCGGTGGATACCGCAGTAGCTTGCCTATTGAGAAGCGCTACTTGCGTGTTGCAAACGTCGGCCGCGAACGATTCGACCTGGATGAGGTAAAGACAATCAAATGTACGGAAGATGAGTCTTTGAAGTTCGCTTTGCAGCGAGGTGACGTGCTCATTGTAGAAGGTCATGCAAGCGTGGACGAGATTGGGCGCAGCGCTGTCTGGCTTGCAGAGCAGGACGGCGTTCTTCACCAAAACCATCTCATTCGCGCTCGCTGTTCACCGCAGCTCGTGCCAGAGTATCTGAACCTGTACGTGAACAGTGCCGTAGGCCGAAACTACTTTCGAAGTCGAGCAAAAAGCTCGAGTGGGCTTAACACTATAAATTCGACCGTAGTAAAGGAGTTCCCCGTACCGCTGGAAGACGTCGCACAGCAGTCAGAACTCGTGCAGCGTGTTCGGCGATTCGACGTCACATTAACGACTATGGTCGAGAGCATGTTACGGCTTCGCCAGACCCTCACTGGGATTCTAAATACGGTGGTTGCATGA
- a CDS encoding putative type I restriction enzymeP M protein encodes MTRMHAGRGNGPTAAPPRSGGAVTLNQLESHLWEAANILRGSVDAADFKTYVFPLLFFKRISDVYDEEYAAALAESGGDEEYAQFPQNYRFQVPKRCHWRDVRVVTSNVGQALQKAMRGIEKANPEILYGIFGDAAWTNKERLSDPLLRDLIEHFSRISLGNEAAQADVLGQSYEYLIKKFADATNKKAGEFYTPRAVVRLLVNILDPKEGESIYDPACGTGGMLLEAVHHVRDNHGDDRTLWGKLFGQEKNLTTSAIARMNLFLHGASDFQIVRGDTLRQPAFFSGDNLATFDCVIANPPFSLEKWGDDVWASDPYGRNFAGMPPAKSGDYAWVQHMIKSMAPATGRMAVVLPHGALFRMGKEGEIRRKILQMDILDAVIGLGPNLFYGTGLAACILVLRQRKKRDRKKKVLILDASREFKTGRAQNELLPAHVERIHGWYSDYQDVAGVARVVSLDDIASNDHNLNIPRYVERKNDQPVLTVEQAMAQLRESAAAAFAAEDKLIEILKQEGLLA; translated from the coding sequence ATGACACGAATGCACGCCGGCAGGGGCAACGGACCGACGGCCGCGCCACCGCGCAGTGGTGGCGCCGTCACTTTGAACCAACTCGAATCTCACCTTTGGGAGGCGGCCAACATCCTGCGCGGGTCGGTCGATGCGGCCGACTTCAAGACCTACGTGTTCCCGTTGCTGTTTTTCAAACGAATCTCCGACGTGTACGACGAGGAGTACGCCGCGGCGCTGGCTGAGTCCGGCGGCGACGAGGAATACGCCCAGTTTCCGCAAAACTACCGGTTCCAGGTGCCGAAGCGCTGCCACTGGCGCGATGTTCGCGTCGTCACGAGTAACGTCGGGCAGGCCCTTCAGAAGGCGATGCGCGGCATCGAGAAAGCGAATCCCGAGATCCTCTACGGCATCTTCGGCGACGCCGCGTGGACCAACAAGGAGCGGCTGTCGGACCCGCTGCTTCGCGACCTGATCGAACACTTTTCGCGCATCTCGCTCGGCAACGAAGCGGCCCAGGCCGATGTGCTCGGCCAGTCGTACGAATACCTGATCAAGAAATTCGCCGACGCAACTAACAAGAAGGCGGGCGAGTTCTACACGCCACGCGCGGTCGTTCGATTGCTGGTCAACATCTTGGACCCGAAAGAGGGCGAGTCGATTTACGATCCGGCCTGCGGCACGGGCGGCATGCTGCTCGAAGCCGTCCACCACGTTCGCGACAACCACGGCGACGATCGGACGCTCTGGGGGAAGCTGTTCGGGCAGGAGAAGAATCTCACTACGTCCGCAATCGCACGGATGAACCTGTTCCTGCACGGCGCGTCCGACTTCCAGATCGTGCGCGGCGACACGCTCCGTCAGCCGGCGTTCTTCTCAGGCGACAACCTGGCTACGTTCGACTGCGTCATCGCCAATCCGCCGTTCTCGCTCGAAAAATGGGGCGACGATGTCTGGGCGAGCGACCCTTATGGCCGCAACTTCGCGGGAATGCCGCCGGCGAAGAGCGGCGACTACGCTTGGGTGCAGCACATGATCAAGTCGATGGCGCCGGCGACCGGGCGCATGGCGGTCGTGTTGCCACACGGCGCGCTCTTTCGTATGGGGAAGGAAGGCGAAATTCGGCGGAAGATCCTTCAGATGGACATCCTCGACGCCGTCATCGGGCTCGGGCCGAATCTCTTCTACGGCACGGGGCTGGCGGCGTGCATCCTCGTTCTGCGCCAGCGCAAGAAGCGCGACCGGAAGAAGAAGGTGCTGATTCTCGACGCGTCACGGGAGTTCAAGACCGGGCGCGCCCAAAACGAGCTACTTCCGGCGCACGTCGAACGTATTCACGGCTGGTACAGCGACTACCAGGACGTCGCGGGCGTTGCGCGCGTCGTCTCACTCGACGACATCGCATCCAATGATCACAACCTCAACATCCCGCGCTACGTCGAACGGAAGAACGACCAGCCGGTTCTCACTGTGGAACAGGCGATGGCGCAGCTACGCGAGAGCGCCGCGGCGGCATTCGCCGCGGAGGACAAGCTTATCGAGATTCTGAAACAAGAGGGGCTGCTGGCGTGA
- the hsdR_3 gene encoding Type I restriction enzyme-like protein, whose protein sequence is MTFTESNTVEQMILDAASVSGSAGSSWAYCPGVELPRQRSDVMVEPWLREALIRLNPEIAAQPDRADEVIYNLRACILSVQADGVVRANENFMAWLRGEKTMPFGPHGEHVSIRLIDAAKPANNRLTVCNQWTYQAGAVEKRFDVVFLVNGLPLVIGEAKTPTRSSVTWFDGAFQINEIYEKQVPAMFVPNVYSFATEGRVFRYGSVRMPIEMWGPWRDEENQEEGQLHHVRASVASMLKPEVVLDILQNFTLFATDKKHRRIKIIGRYQQYFTTNQIVDRVVKGYPKKGLIWHFQGSGKSLLMVFAAQKLRMHPKLGNPTVMIVVDRIDLDTQITATFNAADVPNMVGVATRQELQTLLAQDVRKVLITTIHKFGEAGGKLNERSNIIVMVDEAHRTQEGDLGRKMREALPNAFLFGLTGTPINRADKNTFWAFGADEDTKGYMSRYSFQESIRDKATLPLHFEAPEVKLKIDKAAIDEAYQQITGDLSEQDRDDLAKRAAKMAVLVKNPERVRAVVSHIVKHFQAKVEPNGFKAQVVVFDRECCVLYKAIMDELVGPDASAIVMTSAQGDPPEWKQHVRDKDAEEKLLDRFRDPADPLKYVIVTSKLLTGFDAPILQVMYLDKPMKDHNLLQAICRTNRTFGQEKTHGLIVDYIGIFDDVARALDFDEKAVQQVVSNIDELRKALPLQVQKCLAFFVGIDRSVGGYEGLMAAQQCLPNNDKRDKYAAEYSVLGTIWEALSPDPVLSPYEKDYRWLTQVYESVKPPSGNGKLLWHALGAKTVELINENVHVESVRDDVETLVMDAQVLEQILKDAEPEKKAREIEIKLIARLRKHLGNPKFTALGERLEKVKERHEQGFLTSLEFLKAMLEIAKEVVEAEKAVDPVEDRDRAKEALTELFKEAKGANTPVIVERIVTDIDDIVKKVRFPDWQHTSQGERLVQKELRRTLLKYKLHTDQELFDKAYEYIRQYY, encoded by the coding sequence ATGACATTCACCGAATCAAACACTGTCGAGCAGATGATTCTCGATGCCGCAAGTGTAAGCGGGAGCGCGGGATCGTCCTGGGCATACTGTCCGGGCGTCGAGCTGCCGCGCCAGCGCAGCGACGTGATGGTAGAGCCGTGGTTGCGGGAGGCGCTGATTCGGCTCAACCCCGAGATCGCGGCGCAGCCGGACCGAGCAGACGAAGTCATCTACAACCTGCGGGCCTGCATTCTGTCGGTCCAGGCGGACGGCGTCGTGCGGGCAAACGAGAACTTCATGGCCTGGCTGCGCGGCGAAAAGACGATGCCGTTCGGCCCCCACGGCGAGCACGTTTCCATCCGGTTGATCGACGCTGCCAAGCCCGCCAACAATCGCCTGACGGTGTGCAACCAATGGACGTATCAGGCCGGCGCCGTCGAGAAGCGCTTCGACGTGGTATTTCTGGTCAACGGCCTGCCGCTGGTCATCGGTGAGGCGAAGACGCCCACGCGCAGCTCTGTGACGTGGTTCGATGGCGCGTTCCAGATCAACGAGATCTATGAAAAGCAGGTTCCGGCCATGTTCGTGCCGAACGTGTACTCGTTCGCCACGGAGGGGCGGGTGTTTCGCTACGGCTCCGTTCGCATGCCGATTGAAATGTGGGGGCCCTGGCGGGACGAGGAGAATCAGGAAGAGGGGCAGCTTCATCACGTCCGAGCCTCGGTCGCGAGCATGCTCAAGCCCGAGGTCGTGCTCGACATCCTGCAGAACTTCACGCTCTTCGCCACGGACAAGAAGCACCGCCGGATCAAGATCATCGGGCGCTATCAGCAGTATTTCACGACGAACCAGATCGTCGACCGCGTCGTCAAGGGTTACCCGAAGAAGGGCCTGATCTGGCACTTTCAGGGCAGCGGCAAGTCGCTGTTGATGGTTTTTGCGGCTCAGAAACTCCGCATGCACCCCAAACTGGGCAATCCGACCGTGATGATCGTCGTGGATCGCATCGACCTGGACACGCAGATCACGGCCACGTTCAACGCCGCCGACGTTCCGAACATGGTCGGCGTGGCCACGCGGCAGGAACTGCAGACCCTGCTGGCGCAGGATGTCCGCAAGGTGCTGATCACGACGATCCACAAGTTCGGCGAGGCGGGCGGGAAGCTGAATGAGCGTTCCAACATCATCGTGATGGTCGACGAAGCGCATCGCACACAGGAAGGCGATCTCGGTCGGAAGATGCGCGAGGCGCTGCCGAACGCTTTCCTTTTCGGCCTGACGGGCACGCCAATCAACCGGGCCGACAAGAACACGTTCTGGGCGTTCGGCGCGGACGAGGACACGAAGGGCTACATGAGCCGCTACTCGTTCCAGGAGTCGATTCGCGACAAAGCCACGCTGCCGCTTCACTTCGAGGCGCCGGAAGTGAAGCTGAAGATCGACAAGGCGGCGATCGATGAGGCGTATCAGCAGATCACCGGCGACCTCAGTGAGCAGGATCGCGACGACCTCGCCAAGCGCGCCGCCAAGATGGCTGTGCTGGTGAAGAACCCCGAGCGTGTCCGCGCTGTCGTGTCGCACATCGTCAAGCACTTCCAGGCCAAGGTGGAGCCGAACGGCTTCAAGGCGCAGGTCGTGGTGTTCGATCGTGAATGCTGCGTGCTGTACAAGGCGATCATGGACGAGCTGGTCGGCCCCGACGCCAGCGCCATCGTGATGACGTCGGCGCAGGGCGACCCGCCGGAGTGGAAGCAGCACGTGCGCGACAAGGATGCGGAAGAGAAACTGCTGGATCGGTTCCGCGACCCGGCCGACCCGCTGAAGTACGTGATCGTCACGAGCAAGTTGCTGACAGGCTTTGACGCACCGATCCTGCAGGTGATGTACCTCGACAAACCGATGAAGGATCACAACCTGCTGCAGGCGATCTGTCGCACCAACCGCACCTTTGGCCAGGAGAAAACGCACGGGCTGATCGTCGATTACATCGGCATTTTCGACGACGTGGCCCGCGCCCTCGATTTCGATGAGAAGGCCGTCCAGCAGGTGGTGTCCAACATCGACGAACTGCGGAAGGCGCTGCCGCTTCAAGTGCAAAAGTGCCTGGCGTTTTTCGTCGGCATTGACCGCAGCGTAGGCGGATACGAGGGATTGATGGCGGCGCAGCAGTGCCTGCCGAACAACGACAAGCGTGACAAGTACGCCGCGGAGTATTCGGTCCTCGGGACGATCTGGGAGGCGCTTTCGCCTGACCCGGTGCTCAGTCCATACGAGAAAGACTACCGCTGGCTGACCCAGGTTTACGAATCCGTGAAGCCGCCGAGCGGCAACGGCAAGCTGCTCTGGCACGCGCTCGGTGCGAAGACGGTCGAGCTAATCAACGAAAACGTACACGTCGAATCGGTGCGTGACGATGTGGAGACGCTCGTGATGGATGCGCAAGTGCTCGAACAGATCCTCAAGGACGCGGAGCCGGAGAAAAAAGCGCGCGAGATCGAGATCAAACTGATCGCGCGACTGCGAAAGCACCTGGGCAACCCCAAGTTCACGGCGCTGGGGGAGCGACTGGAGAAGGTGAAAGAGCGTCACGAACAGGGCTTCCTCACGAGCCTGGAGTTCCTGAAGGCGATGCTGGAGATCGCCAAGGAAGTCGTGGAAGCCGAGAAGGCCGTCGATCCGGTCGAAGATCGCGATCGGGCGAAGGAAGCGCTGACCGAACTGTTCAAGGAGGCGAAGGGCGCCAACACGCCCGTCATCGTCGAGCGCATCGTCACGGACATCGACGACATCGTGAAAAAGGTGCGGTTCCCGGATTGGCAGCATACGAGCCAGGGCGAACGGCTCGTGCAGAAAGAGCTGCGGCGCACGCTGCTCAAATACAAGCTGCACACGGACCAGGAGCTGTTTGACAAGGCGTACGAGTACATCCGGCAGTATTACTGA
- the hin_1 gene encoding DNA-invertase hin — MSRRQASVKKPATPTTRCAIYTRKSSDEGLQQEFNSLDAQREAAEAYIASQKNEGWRCLPDRYDDGGFTGGNTDRPALQRLLADIEAAKVDTVVVYKIDRFSRSLADFMRMMTVFEQHGVAFVSVTQAFDTSSSMGRLTLNILLSFAQFEREIIGERIRDKIAASRQRGKWTGGTPVLGYDVDRSGPSPKLVVNPTEAARVLQIFELYLELGALLPVVAELERRGWLNKAWTTRDGRKRGGLQFDKCRLHDLLTSVVYTGKTRHKDQVYVGEHEAIVPDNVFARVQRQLQQNGRRGNADLRNKHGSLLRGILFCKACDRAMSHTFTTSGNQRYRYYACTNASKRGRGACPSRSLPAAEIERAIVDQIRCIANDPGVLRETLAQARAQTEAALRRLADERRALERALTRLQADLRRAATTERGAGGVAARIADLNDQVRDAERRVVEIDASVAELRRELVNEADVAAAFADFDGLWAMLSPREQARILHLLVRRVDFNGADATIEVSFHAAGIKALADGNGLGAEEAA, encoded by the coding sequence GTGAGCCGACGCCAGGCCAGCGTGAAAAAGCCGGCGACGCCGACGACGCGCTGCGCGATCTACACGCGCAAGAGCAGCGACGAGGGCCTCCAGCAGGAGTTCAACTCGCTCGACGCCCAGCGCGAGGCGGCCGAGGCCTACATCGCGAGTCAGAAGAACGAAGGCTGGCGTTGCCTGCCCGATCGGTATGACGATGGCGGCTTCACCGGCGGGAACACGGATCGACCGGCGCTCCAGCGCCTTCTGGCCGACATCGAGGCCGCCAAGGTCGACACGGTGGTCGTCTACAAGATTGACCGATTCAGCCGCTCGCTCGCCGACTTCATGCGGATGATGACGGTGTTCGAGCAACACGGCGTGGCCTTTGTCAGCGTCACGCAGGCGTTCGACACCAGCAGCTCAATGGGCCGGCTGACGCTCAACATCCTGTTGAGCTTCGCGCAGTTCGAACGTGAAATCATCGGCGAGCGCATCCGCGACAAGATCGCGGCGTCGCGTCAGCGCGGGAAGTGGACCGGCGGAACGCCGGTGCTGGGCTACGACGTGGACCGATCCGGCCCCAGCCCGAAGCTCGTCGTCAATCCAACCGAGGCCGCCCGCGTCCTCCAGATATTTGAGCTCTACCTCGAACTCGGCGCACTTCTGCCCGTCGTGGCGGAACTCGAGCGCCGCGGTTGGCTGAACAAGGCGTGGACGACGCGCGACGGTCGCAAGCGTGGCGGGTTGCAGTTCGACAAATGTCGGCTGCACGACCTGCTCACGAGCGTCGTCTACACCGGCAAGACCCGCCACAAGGACCAGGTGTACGTCGGCGAGCACGAGGCGATCGTCCCCGACAATGTCTTCGCCCGCGTCCAGCGACAACTCCAGCAGAACGGCCGGCGCGGAAATGCCGACCTTCGAAACAAACACGGCTCACTACTGCGCGGCATACTGTTCTGCAAAGCCTGCGATCGCGCGATGTCGCACACGTTCACGACCAGCGGGAACCAGCGCTATCGCTACTACGCCTGCACCAATGCGTCCAAACGCGGACGGGGCGCCTGCCCGAGCCGGTCCCTTCCGGCCGCCGAAATCGAGCGCGCCATCGTCGACCAGATTCGCTGCATTGCGAACGACCCCGGAGTCCTCCGTGAAACGCTCGCGCAGGCACGCGCGCAGACGGAGGCTGCCCTCCGCCGTCTCGCGGACGAGCGACGGGCGCTCGAACGCGCTCTGACCCGCCTCCAAGCCGACCTTCGCCGTGCGGCAACCACTGAACGAGGCGCCGGCGGCGTCGCGGCCAGGATCGCCGATCTGAACGACCAGGTACGCGACGCCGAACGTCGCGTGGTCGAAATCGACGCGAGCGTGGCCGAACTCCGGCGAGAACTGGTCAACGAGGCGGACGTCGCGGCCGCGTTCGCGGATTTCGACGGCCTCTGGGCGATGCTCAGCCCGCGCGAGCAAGCGCGAATTCTTCACCTGCTCGTTCGCCGCGTGGACTTCAACGGAGCCGACGCGACTATCGAGGTCTCGTTTCACGCGGCGGGGATCAAGGCGCTGGCCGACGGAAACGGCCTCGGCGCGGAGGAGGCGGCGTGA
- a CDS encoding 5'-methylthioadenosine/S-adenosylhomocysteine nucleosidase: MATNRVDFIVITALEEELAAALRFLPNPRKENPTDEDTRVYWRCTLPIVMPDGAKTRYELAMMTLPNMGRVEAANATNDAIRFWKPRYVMMIGIAGGIAEEGIALGDILIADQIVDYELQKQLPEGNRFAIASIAPTPDCLTHPRM, translated from the coding sequence ATGGCGACAAACCGCGTCGATTTCATCGTGATCACCGCGCTGGAGGAGGAACTCGCTGCCGCACTTAGGTTCCTGCCCAATCCTCGGAAGGAGAACCCTACGGACGAGGATACCAGGGTCTACTGGCGCTGTACGCTCCCAATCGTAATGCCCGATGGAGCGAAGACTCGATATGAGCTCGCCATGATGACGTTGCCGAACATGGGCCGGGTAGAAGCAGCCAACGCGACGAATGACGCAATTCGCTTCTGGAAACCACGGTATGTAATGATGATCGGGATCGCAGGCGGCATTGCGGAGGAGGGGATAGCGCTCGGGGACATTCTGATCGCCGATCAGATTGTCGATTATGAACTCCAAAAGCAACTTCCCGAAGGAAATCGATTCGCTATAGCGTCCATCGCGCCGACGCCCGACTGCTTAACGCATCCAAGAATGTGA